The sequence GCCAAGTTTACCACTTTCGATCAGAACCGGGTGGGCGATCACCGGGGTTCTGCGGAGTTATCGCTGGAAATTAAGTTGGGGCAGACGTCCCTCTATGCCTATCAGCAGCATTTCTATGATCTGGGCCGGAAGTTATATAACCTGCGCAACATTGAAGATGGCCTGTATGGGCTACGTCTGGTGAATCACAAGGCCCGGCCCTTTTTTGAGGAAGTCGTATTGGAGCTGTTCAATTCGGGGAATCAGGGCGTGCTTCAGTTTGGCAAAAGTCTGGGTGGGGAAGCGGAGAATTACTTCACCAATGGCCAATATCCCGAGAGTTGGTCGTATCAGGGGCGCACGCTGGGCACACCCTTTATCAGCCAGGCCAGCGATACACGAGCAGATTTACCGCGACTGCCCTTTTCGGGTTACACGCTCGACAATACGTTGATCGAAGGCGTTCATGGCATCAATAACAACCGGGTCAGAGCACTATATGGGGCCGTTTCGGGCTGGCTCGGCTCCGATTGGCACTATCTGCTTAAAGCGTCCTATAGCCAGAATTACGGCATGTTCGCGATCCCGTTTCCAGCCGAGACGATGCAGCTATCGATGATGACCTCATTAACCCGGTCAATTCGCTGGTTTGGTGGTTCTTCGCTGTTGTTTGCCGCAGGCTATGATCAGGGCCAGTTACTGGCTAGTGCCGAGCAGATTGGGGGCTATCTGGGCTTGCGCAAGTCCTGGAAAACCCACTGAACGACCTCTCTTTAATTTCCCATCATTCACTCTTTAAAACGAAATACAGTCAGTTATGCATCTTCTTAAGCAACAAACCATGTATGACACCAAGTTGCCCGTCAATTTTCAGAGCTGGAATGAGTTTTATGATGAATTGGTCCGGTTAGGCCAAATTCAGCCGACCATTGATATTATACGGATTCGGGTATTTACGACTTCGTCCGTTGCCTATACGTCACAGAACGAAGACCGTTCATTTACTCAGTACCTGACCTATGAGCGAAAATACATCGATCAGATGTGTCTGACTGAACTGCGACGGGCCCGTGGGGATTCGTCTCATATGTCATTTACCGTCGACGAATTAACCGAACTGATCCGGTTGGTCAGCAATCAGGCCTCTCGGTTGAAACACTGGGATCTGCTGGTCAAGCTTAATGAGGAACTACTCGCCCAACAGGTACGGGAAAAAGACAGGCATTCTTACCGAACGGTATCTGGCCACGAATTCAATGCGGATTAGCCGCTTAAAAATTCTGGTCAATTGTCAAAAAAATTGTGGTTGTGGTCCGTTGTACGGTAGCCCAGCTCATCATGTGACAGGGCTACCTTATCGGAACCAATAGGCTCGTACTTACTCTTTTTTTAATAATCCGTAACCCCTATTCGCTCTTCAGGATTTCCGCAGGATTACTCTTCGCTGCTTTCATCGTCTGCGATCCGATCAGAATGAATGCGATCAGTAAGACCGCCAGCAAGCCGACGAATAGCTCGACGATCTGTACGGGTGTATGGTAGGGGAAATTTGTGAGCACGACATTTTCGAAGAACAGGTACGTTACGGGCAGAGCGATGAGTGCCGACAGCGACAGCTGTATTAGAAAACCGCGGCTCAGTAAGTAGACCAGGTTGCCGGAACTTGCGCCCATCACTTTGCGGATGCTGATTTCCTTCAGCCTGGTTTCAGTAGTGAATGCCACCATGCCGAACAATCCCATCGATGCGATGGAAATGGCGAGGAATGAAAGGAAGCCAATGATCTTGATCATCGCGGAAAATTCGCTGTAGGCCTCTTCTATTGCTTCATCATAGAATTCAGCGCTAAATGGATGGACACGATCGATCTTCTTCCATGTTGATTCGATCTTCGCCATGGTTGCCGGCATGTCAGTGCTTTGTATTTTGGCATTGATGATCGCCCTGTCTTCGGGTGTCCAGGACATGAATGCTACTGGCCCGATGAGGTTATCGACCTTCCCATAGTGAAAGTCTTTCATCACGCCAACAATGGTCATCCTGCGTCCATTCACTTTAAAATTACTGAATGTGATCTCTTGTCCGATTGCTTTTTCGGGGTCGTTGTTACCGATGTTAAATCGTTTTAGGAACGTCTGGTTAACGATCACTTCGCTGACAGCTTCCGATGTTGTGGGTCGCGCAATAAAATTCCCTCCGGCAATGAGCTTATATCCATGCAGTGATAAGTAGTTTTCGTCGACGTTGTTAGTCAGGACCAGAGCAGAGTCGCGCGAATCTTTGTATTTCATATGACCTCCCCAGGCATTACCAACGCTGGTGATGATCATCGACCGGGATAGTGCAGTTACTTCCGGCATTTCGCTTAGTTCCTTAAGAAATGCATCGGGTTTATTACCCTGCAAATTAATGTTCAGAATGTTTTCCGTATTGAATCCCAGATCGAAGGCCAGTATGTTTTTATACTGCACATAGCCGACTGCAGTTGCTGTGATAAAGATCAGTGTGACCGTGTATTGAATCACCACCAACGCTCGTCTGAGTGATAGGTGCTGGAATACTTTCACCGACGACACATTCCTGAGTGCATTAATCGCACTGACTTTCGAAAAGAACAGGGCTGGCATGAAGCCGGCAATAACCCCGACGGTGACCGAAAAGACGATGAAGGCCACAACCATTGATGGAGTGAGGTCGAGCTTCACCGTGCGCTGCATCTCCGGAGCCATGTTGATCAGCTGCGGCCGCAATACTAGAAACAGGAAATAGGCAAGTAAAAGGGATGCCAGGGAGATCATGATTGCCTCCGCCAGGAACTGTAATTGTACCTGTCTCTTTCCGGCACCGACCGCTTTGCGAAGTCCTACTTCCTTAAACCGGCGCATAGAACGTGCTATTGAAAGATTGGTATAGTTGAAACACGCGGACAGTATGACAACGAGAGCGAGCCCACCGAGTATCCAAAGAACTATCGGAGGCACGTGAGGACCAACTGGACCCATGGGCCGACGGAGCTCCTCTCCTACCACAATCTTATATAAAGGAAGAAGCTCAAGCTGGATCTTGGTGTTTTCTTCGGCGAGGTTTTCTTCCTTTGCAATTGCATCGAGTTGCGACTGGATTGAAGCTACATCGGCGTTTTCCGGGAGCAGAAGATACACGTAGTTCGACCACATGCTTGTCCATTTTTCGAAGTTTTTATCGTTCCTGTTGAGCTGTTCGGCTGTCGACAGCGATACCAACGCTTCAAACTTGATATGCGAAAAGAAGGGAACGTCCTTCATGACACCAGTCACCTGGTAATTGAGTGTATCGAATCTGACTGCCTTGCCGATCGCGGATTCGTTGCCGAACAGTTTTTTCGCTGCCGTCTCCGTCAGAACGATCGAGTAAGGATCTTTCAGCGCTGTTTCGGGATTGCCTTCCAGCATGGGAAATGTAAAAATCCTGAATAGCGATGGGTCAGCCCAGTAGCCTTTGATAGGAATAACAGTAGAGCCAACCCTGGCATCCTGCGAAAAGTCATTACGCATAATAGCCACTTCCGCGCCGGCGAACCGGTCAATGCCAATCACTTTCTCCCGAATAAGCTTTCCGGTCTTTATGGATGTTGTCCCAAACTTGCCACCTTGCTCACCTTTGGTAGTCGTAACGTTGGTGATGCGATAGATCCTCTCTCCATTCTTATTGAACCTGTCGTACGAACGCAGGTCCAGCACGAACGCGATCAGCAGTAACCCGACGGACATACTGATGGCAAGGCCAACAATGTTGATGGCCGAGAACAGTTTGTTACGCATTAAGTTGCGTCCCGATGTTTTAAAGTAGCTTCCGATCATGATCCAGTTGAAAATAAGGTTGACTGATTTTGGTCTTTATAACGGCTAAATTCTGAAGAACCTGAAGGCATCGAACCTGTAGGTCTGCTTCGCGCGACGCAGCCTGAAGTATATTACATTCCGATCGGCGTATTCACCTGATCCATAATTAGCACGTCACGTACTCCTGGAAAATCAGCAGACTACCGATCAGGCCTAAAGCAAAGTCCAGAATAGTAATCGTCGGGAATGACTTATTCCTCCAGAAGCTGCGAAGGTCAATTTTGAGGTAGTTAGCTTAAAAGGGATAAATCAAATTTAGTGCCATCGCTAAAAACCAGCACTGAGGTGCTCATAGCCATAATCAGGTGGCTAGCACTGTCCAGAAGCGGACAAATCGCTGTCCATGTTTGGACAGTAAAATGGAGAGCCAACCGGTGTTTAAAACATGGATAAATCCCCCAGCGTGTTTTGATATTCCTCATGCTATCGATGGACGGCAGAAAGTCGTTCATCTGAGCTTACATTGAGAGGATCAAATTTTTCTATACATTCGGTAACCATCCTGACAAGTTGAAGTTTCCAGGAAAATTTCAACTCATGACCAGCAAACAACTTCCTCTTACGCTCAGCCTGACAGCCTGGCTTATCCGGCTTGTTAGCTCATTTGTATACAGCCAGCCGACGCCCGCGTCAACGACCATCGATGAGTTTCTGCGAAATAAGATGAAAGAACGCCGGATTACGGGGTTACAGCTGGCCGTAGTTCAGCACGGAAAAATTGCGCTACTTAAATCCTTTGGTCTGGCGAATGTGGAAGACTCCCTGCCGGTTACCAATCGAAGCATTTTCCCCATTTATTCCTGTACCAAAGCTTTTACGGGAGTAGCCATGATGCAATTGGTCGAAGAAGGAAAGGTGGATCTGACCGCTCCGGTTTCGCAGTACCTGGATGGGCTGCCCACAGCCTGGCAGCCGGTGACGATTCGGCAATTATTAACCCATGTTTCGGGTCTGCCCGATATGAATCGAATTTTAAATCCCAGCACCTATGGGCTACAGGGAATTGATAGCGAAGAAGCTGCCTGGGCAAAAATCCAGACCATGCCCATGGATTTCCCGACTGGTGAACAGTTTTCCTACAACCAGACGAATTATATCTTAATGGGAAAAATCATCGATAAATTTACCGGAAAGCCGTTTACCCAGATTTATAAAGAACGGCAATTTGACCTGGCCGGTATGCCTTCAACGGTCTTTGGCGATTCACGGGATATCATTCCCAAAATCGTGCAATCGTATCGGTACGTTTCCCGGCTTGATGGAAAGGCCCTTGGTTCGGAAAAACTAATCCATTCCTACGGCGAACATCCGCCCTTTAAGCGCACCGCTTCGGGCCTCAATAGCACCGCCGAAGATATTGCGCACTGGGTGATAGCCCTCCAACAGGGTAAGCTTTTTAAGACAAAAGCAGCGCTCAATACGTTATGGACGGCAGGTACATACAACAATGGAAAGCCTACCCAATGGGCTTTAGGCTGGGTAACCAAGCCTCGCCCAACCCATAGGGCAGTGACGATCACCGGCGGATCGGTGTCCGCTATTTTTGTGTACCCTGAGGATGATTTGGCCATCATCGCCCTCACCAATCGGTCGGGGTCTTATCCGGAGGAATTTCTGGACGAACTGGCGGGGTACTTTAATCCCGCAATTCCGTTGGCCGATCCCATCACGGCATTGCGGATGCAACTACAGACGCGTGGCTTTACACAGGCTCTTTCCATTGCTGATGAATTAAAACAGAAGGACAAAAGTAGCTGGCCCACAGAGAATGATCTGAATGATTGGGGATACCGGATGATGAATGGCGGGGGTAACGCCCAGCATGCCCTGGAAGTGTTCAAGCTAATCGTTCGGCTCTATCCCGATAGTTGGAATGCGTATGACAGTCTGGGGGAAGCCCTGTTGAAAAACGGCCACAAAGCCGAAGCGATCAGTATGTATCGAAAATCCGTCGAGCTGAACCCCGACAATCAAAATGGGAAGAAGACATTAGAGCGATTAATGAACTAGATAGTTTTGGACAAATACAGGCGTCTCGGGGTATGAGACAACAACGTTTAAACAGATCGGCCATAGCTTCTGAATACTTTAGCTATTCCGTTTAATGCTTTGCTGATAAATGACGGATCAAGCCCTGTAATTGATCCCGCAAACCGATCAGCTCGTCTAGTTTCATTTCCTCAGATAATAGACCACCGACCAAAGACTCCGGGATCAAGGCCGCATCAGCCTGTAGCTGATGGCCCTTTTCAGTTAATTTGACAATCACTTTCCGCTCATCCTTTTTTGAGCGCTGCCGTTCCAGCAGGCCTAATGTTTCCATTCGTTTGAGCAACGGAGTTACCGTATTGGTATCTAACAGCAATTGTTGAGTAATCGAATTAATGGGAATCTCATCGGTTTCCCATAGAACCAGCAGAACCAGATATTGGGGATAGGTTAAGCCCAGTTTATCCAGATAGGGTTGATACGCTCTGGTGATCAGCCGAGAGGCCGTATACACGGGAAAGCATACCTGGTTTTGTAGCTTAAGTTGGTTTAATGTCATTGGCTAAATCGTCAACGCTCAGAACTGAGTGGTAAATATACCGATTAAAGGCAGATCGATTAATGGGTAAGCTGCTTTCTACTCCGCCATGCTTTCCAGGCCCCCGTAGACCATAAAGCCCAGATGACCAGAAGTGGCTGAAAGAACAAACGAACTGTACGGGCCAGATCGGTATTTAAATGAAAGGCATTGGTATGATTGACGAGTTGAGCGATGTTGCCCGGAAAAATTAACACAAAGAAGGCCGCTACCACCCAGCCAGTAACAACCCGCTGCCGTGACCAAAGTAGCAATGACAGGCCCAGTGTTATCTCGACAAGACCTGACAGAATAACCACCAAATCGCTGTTTATTGGTATCCAGTTAGGCACTTGAGCCTGAAACTCATCCCGTGACCAGCTTAGATGGCTCGTTCCGGCAAAACTTAGAGCCAGGCCAAGTACTATCCGCCCAATATGCTGAGCGATGGTCGTTTGTTGCGTGTTATTGGTTGTGGGCATGATCAAGGAGTTCGTCAATTAATGTCAGGTTAACCTCCACATTATTCCGGATTGCTTTCGAGTAGGGACAGGTTGCATGGGCTTTGTCCAGTAACGCCTGAGCGGTGATCTGATCGATTCCTTCGATGCGAACGGCCAACGATACTGCCAGATTATAATTTGTCGGGTCTGTCATTTGAAGACTGACGGTAGCCGAAACTGTAGAATTAATTTTCAGCTTTTGTTGCCGGGCTACCAGATTTAAGGCGCTATCAAAACAGGCCGCATACCCAGCCGCAAAGAGTTGTTCTGGATTGGTAAAGGCACCCGCGGGTCCTCCCATTGTCTGAGGAACACGCACGTCAAGCGTTAAGACACCATCATCACTGGCAACCTGACCATCCCGTCCACCCGTAGCATTAACCCTTGTTTGATATACAGTTTTCATTGAATTCTATTTTAATCGTTTACGATTATATCGTTTACGATACAAATATATAAACTCTTTCAACGTGAACCAAACGGATTATTGAGCTTTAACTAACAGCAACTCTTGCTGTTTAGCTTACATTTTACCCTCAGCTTTATCGACCAGATGGCTTTTTAAAACATTCATTTTACCTCAACTTTTCGTTCCATCGCTGGTACTTTCACTCGGTAGACTCTCACTTTATTCTGTTTCATATCATTCACACCAATCTAATCTATAGCTGGGCTCAATAGGATAACCTTCGGGCAATCTCTGACAGAACCTTATATCTGCCTAGCGCATTTGCCTACTACACGGTCAGGCAACCCACCCTCCGCTCCCCGAAATAGCTTGCCATCTGACTGGTTTTTTCATCTGCTTCAGCCCATTGATACGCTTACACCTTGATGATTATCAGACCATGGACTGATCCTTCTCACAATCCGGGCCTCCACCTGACCCCATCTTTGCCGGTACCATAATAACCGATACATGGTATCGATACGCGTGACGGCAACAAAACTCGCACGACCGGTAAAACCCAAATGTATTTTTTGAGGTTGTTAAATTGTTGTCGCTTACGCTGTTATGGTGTGTGGTGGTTCACGGCAGATCCAACCAATACTTATTGACTTAATAGTAAATTGTAAACGTGTCGGTACGAATAACTGCAGCCGGTCCGACAACGCCAAATAAATTCACCTTCCTCTGATAATGCGATGACTGAGAACTCAACCGAAACCCATTACACCCACACAGAAGATAGCCTACAGGCTATTGACGCTTACTGGCGGGCGGCTAATTACCTGTCCGTGGGACAGATGTACCTGCGCGACAATCCGTTGCTGAGAGAACCGCTAAAGCCTGAGCATATTAAAGCAATGCTGCTGGGTCACTGGGGAACTACACCAGGGCAGAATTTCATTTACGCCCACCTGAACCGGCTTATTCGGGAACACGACCTGAATATGATTTACTTGTCCGGCCCAGGGCATGGAGGTCCGGCGCTGGTGGCCAACACCTATCTGGAAGGAACTTACAGCGAAGTGTATTCCAACATCACCCAGGATGAAGCGGGTATGAAAAAGTTGTTTACCCAGTTTTCGTTTCCGGGAGGCATACCTAGCCATGTATCACCCGAATGTCCAGGCTCTATCCACGAAGGGGGCGAGTTAGGTTATTCGCTGAGCCATGCATTTGGGGCCGTCTTCGACAACCCGGATTTGATTGCCGCCTGCGTTGTGGGTGACGGTGAAGCCGAGACCGGGCCATTAGCTACTGCCTGGCATTCGAACAAGTTTTTGAACCCCGTAACCGATGGTACTGTACTGCCCATTCTTCACCTGAACGGCTACAAAATTGCCAACCCGGCTGTTCTGGCCCGCATTAGCCATGAAGAGCTTCAGCAGTTATTTTTCGGCTACGGATGGACGCCTTACTTTGTCGAGGGTGACGATCCCAAAATCATGCACCAGGCAATGGCCAAGACACTGGACGAGGTTATCCAGTCTATTCACGCTATTCGACAACAAGCAAGCGGGCAGGATAAAATCGAGCGGCCACGCTGGCCAATGATTATCCTGCGTTCACCAAAAGGCTGGACGGGCCCCAAAGAGGTAAATGGTCTGCCCGTAGAAGGTACGTTTCGGGCGCATCAGGTGCCTATTACCGACCCGGCTACCCATCCAGGTCACCTGGCTCAATTAGAATCCTGGCTGAAAAGTTACCGTCCTGAAGAGCTGTTTGATGAAGCGGGTCGATTAATTCCCGAACTGCAAGCCCTGGCACCGCTGGAAAATCGACGGATGGGTGCAAACCCTCACGCTAATGGAGGTCTGTTACTGAAGGATCTGCACATGCCTGACTTTCGCAGTTACGCCGTTCCGCTTGAAAAACCGGGTAGCATTCATGAATCGGATACAACCGTGCTGGGACGTTTTTTACGGGACATCATCAGGCTCAATGAATCGCAACGGAATTTCAGGCTGTTTGGCCCCGATGAAACGCTGTCGAATAAACTAAATGCGGTTTTTGAAGCCACCAATCGCCAGTGGGAAGGCGAGCAAATTCCAACGGATGAATTTCTGGCTCCCGACGGTCGCGTGATGGAAATGCTCAGCGAACACCAGTGCGAAGGCTGGCTGGAGGGCTATCTGCTGACAGGCCGACATGGTCTGTTTAACAGCTATGAAGCATTTATCCATATCGTGGATTCGATGTTCAATCAACATGCCAAGTGGCTGAAAGTAACACGAGGTATCCCATGGCGACGCAACATAGCTTCCCTTAATTACCTGCTGGCGTCGCACGTCTGGCGGCAGGACCACAACGGGTTTACCCATCAGGACCCAGGCTTTATTGATCTGGTGGTCAACAAAAAATCGGAAATTGTGCGGGTATATTTACCCCCCGATGCCAACTGTTTGCTCTCGGTGATGGACCATTGCCTGCGGTCACGGCATTATGTCAATGTGGTGGTAGCCGGTAAGCATCCGGCTCCCCAATGGCTGGATATGCCCTCCGCTGTGACTCATTGCACGAGGGGTATCGGGATATGGACCTGGGCCAGCAACGATACCGGCTACGAACCGGACGTGGTGATGGCCTGCGCTGGCGATGTGCCTACGCTGGAGACTCTGGCGGCTGTGTCCATCCTGCGCCAATACCTGCCAGATTTAAAAATTCGGGTGGTGAACGTGGTTGACCTGATGCGGCTCCAATCGGCCAGTGAACACCCGCATGGCCTGGACGATACGGCCTTTGACTTACTTTTCACGGAAAATAAACCCGTAATCTTTGCTTTTCACGGATATCCATGGTTGATTCACCGACTGACTTACAAACGGACCAATCATCGAAATATCCATGTTCGGGGCTACAAGGAGGAAGGCACCATTACCACGCCATTTGACATGACCGTACTTAATGAGCTGGACCGCTATCACCTTGTCCAGGACGTCGTCGATCGGTTACCTCAGCTCAGGAATCGGATGGCCTACCTGAAGCAGCAGATGCAGGACAAGCTAATTGAACATCGGCAGTACATCAATACGTACGGCCAGGATATGCCCGAGGTACGCAACTGGACCTGGGGTATTTGAGGAAATTTCCGGCAGGATTGACAGCAGGGGAAACCATTTGCCAATCCTGCCGAAGAAACTGTTGGAAAGCATATTATGACGAAATCCATATTCATCGCGTCGGTAGAGCCGTATACAGGAAAATCATTACTGGCATTGGGCTTAGTAAATAGTCTGCTGGGAAAAACGCAGAAAGTGGGCTATTTCAAACCCATTATTACGCAGCAAACGCCTGGTCAGAAAGAAATTCACATTGAAGCCATTCTGGACTATTTCGCGTTACCGATCAGCT comes from Spirosoma aureum and encodes:
- a CDS encoding ABC transporter permease, which produces MIGSYFKTSGRNLMRNKLFSAINIVGLAISMSVGLLLIAFVLDLRSYDRFNKNGERIYRITNVTTTKGEQGGKFGTTSIKTGKLIREKVIGIDRFAGAEVAIMRNDFSQDARVGSTVIPIKGYWADPSLFRIFTFPMLEGNPETALKDPYSIVLTETAAKKLFGNESAIGKAVRFDTLNYQVTGVMKDVPFFSHIKFEALVSLSTAEQLNRNDKNFEKWTSMWSNYVYLLLPENADVASIQSQLDAIAKEENLAEENTKIQLELLPLYKIVVGEELRRPMGPVGPHVPPIVLWILGGLALVVILSACFNYTNLSIARSMRRFKEVGLRKAVGAGKRQVQLQFLAEAIMISLASLLLAYFLFLVLRPQLINMAPEMQRTVKLDLTPSMVVAFIVFSVTVGVIAGFMPALFFSKVSAINALRNVSSVKVFQHLSLRRALVVIQYTVTLIFITATAVGYVQYKNILAFDLGFNTENILNINLQGNKPDAFLKELSEMPEVTALSRSMIITSVGNAWGGHMKYKDSRDSALVLTNNVDENYLSLHGYKLIAGGNFIARPTTSEAVSEVIVNQTFLKRFNIGNNDPEKAIGQEITFSNFKVNGRRMTIVGVMKDFHYGKVDNLIGPVAFMSWTPEDRAIINAKIQSTDMPATMAKIESTWKKIDRVHPFSAEFYDEAIEEAYSEFSAMIKIIGFLSFLAISIASMGLFGMVAFTTETRLKEISIRKVMGASSGNLVYLLSRGFLIQLSLSALIALPVTYLFFENVVLTNFPYHTPVQIVELFVGLLAVLLIAFILIGSQTMKAAKSNPAEILKSE
- a CDS encoding phosphoketolase family protein, with the protein product MTENSTETHYTHTEDSLQAIDAYWRAANYLSVGQMYLRDNPLLREPLKPEHIKAMLLGHWGTTPGQNFIYAHLNRLIREHDLNMIYLSGPGHGGPALVANTYLEGTYSEVYSNITQDEAGMKKLFTQFSFPGGIPSHVSPECPGSIHEGGELGYSLSHAFGAVFDNPDLIAACVVGDGEAETGPLATAWHSNKFLNPVTDGTVLPILHLNGYKIANPAVLARISHEELQQLFFGYGWTPYFVEGDDPKIMHQAMAKTLDEVIQSIHAIRQQASGQDKIERPRWPMIILRSPKGWTGPKEVNGLPVEGTFRAHQVPITDPATHPGHLAQLESWLKSYRPEELFDEAGRLIPELQALAPLENRRMGANPHANGGLLLKDLHMPDFRSYAVPLEKPGSIHESDTTVLGRFLRDIIRLNESQRNFRLFGPDETLSNKLNAVFEATNRQWEGEQIPTDEFLAPDGRVMEMLSEHQCEGWLEGYLLTGRHGLFNSYEAFIHIVDSMFNQHAKWLKVTRGIPWRRNIASLNYLLASHVWRQDHNGFTHQDPGFIDLVVNKKSEIVRVYLPPDANCLLSVMDHCLRSRHYVNVVVAGKHPAPQWLDMPSAVTHCTRGIGIWTWASNDTGYEPDVVMACAGDVPTLETLAAVSILRQYLPDLKIRVVNVVDLMRLQSASEHPHGLDDTAFDLLFTENKPVIFAFHGYPWLIHRLTYKRTNHRNIHVRGYKEEGTITTPFDMTVLNELDRYHLVQDVVDRLPQLRNRMAYLKQQMQDKLIEHRQYINTYGQDMPEVRNWTWGI
- a CDS encoding DoxX family protein, with amino-acid sequence MPTTNNTQQTTIAQHIGRIVLGLALSFAGTSHLSWSRDEFQAQVPNWIPINSDLVVILSGLVEITLGLSLLLWSRQRVVTGWVVAAFFVLIFPGNIAQLVNHTNAFHLNTDLARTVRLFFQPLLVIWALWSTGAWKAWRSRKQLTH
- a CDS encoding organic hydroperoxide resistance protein, whose amino-acid sequence is MKTVYQTRVNATGGRDGQVASDDGVLTLDVRVPQTMGGPAGAFTNPEQLFAAGYAACFDSALNLVARQQKLKINSTVSATVSLQMTDPTNYNLAVSLAVRIEGIDQITAQALLDKAHATCPYSKAIRNNVEVNLTLIDELLDHAHNQ
- a CDS encoding serine hydrolase, coding for MTSKQLPLTLSLTAWLIRLVSSFVYSQPTPASTTIDEFLRNKMKERRITGLQLAVVQHGKIALLKSFGLANVEDSLPVTNRSIFPIYSCTKAFTGVAMMQLVEEGKVDLTAPVSQYLDGLPTAWQPVTIRQLLTHVSGLPDMNRILNPSTYGLQGIDSEEAAWAKIQTMPMDFPTGEQFSYNQTNYILMGKIIDKFTGKPFTQIYKERQFDLAGMPSTVFGDSRDIIPKIVQSYRYVSRLDGKALGSEKLIHSYGEHPPFKRTASGLNSTAEDIAHWVIALQQGKLFKTKAALNTLWTAGTYNNGKPTQWALGWVTKPRPTHRAVTITGGSVSAIFVYPEDDLAIIALTNRSGSYPEEFLDELAGYFNPAIPLADPITALRMQLQTRGFTQALSIADELKQKDKSSWPTENDLNDWGYRMMNGGGNAQHALEVFKLIVRLYPDSWNAYDSLGEALLKNGHKAEAISMYRKSVELNPDNQNGKKTLERLMN
- a CDS encoding MarR family winged helix-turn-helix transcriptional regulator, giving the protein MTLNQLKLQNQVCFPVYTASRLITRAYQPYLDKLGLTYPQYLVLLVLWETDEIPINSITQQLLLDTNTVTPLLKRMETLGLLERQRSKKDERKVIVKLTEKGHQLQADAALIPESLVGGLLSEEMKLDELIGLRDQLQGLIRHLSAKH